From Marivirga harenae, one genomic window encodes:
- a CDS encoding GumC family protein has protein sequence MSNQQTRYQRNVDAKSSHKPLNNETEVVDFFKLKTILKKNLPWAILLISITVFVAFLYVRYTNVRFQSYAELKLNKRSEASVFGFNPLKEESSNLNTLSGEVELIRSKLFLKQVIGKLPLDVSYHVIGRFKNEERYKFTPFTVSYEASCASYGQKFYVDIINKETFKISTNPDGGDWTTHTFEKYFTLNGCSYKLEKTSHFFSTEKLFFSISTPESLISYVESNLSVAPENLNANTIKITFADYNPYKVQAIVEKISELYTEYSKEQKNRANQLKIEFLNKQLGQTEDELSNYETYIEDFTIKNKTVNPSEDVNRLISEMVKMDSILYGINYQLGEIENIKEQLEKDTLSFDKINYLVLPANMQPLFEEFSELKQQYQVAKTRYRTESQVLQQRKIEINSLKDRINNYLSNKLEILKERKENILYRKREIESKFSQLPAKTNELNQKMRFYSLYEELYLSLMQKKTEFEIAQAGTLSEVDILTPANLPRSPIGPSTNLIYIGSFAVGFILSFIFIGFRYLVYDEINSIHELERLTSIPIIAKISRLNRYVAKKSGVIVSEKPRSQISEAFRTLRTSLDFIGIKDGKKVLSISSTTSGEGKTFISVNLAAILAMSSKKVIILDLDMRKPRAQYAFNLDQNEIGVSSILSGGVHWKDCVNNTKTENLHFIPSGVIPPNPAELLESEYFDQLLNELKAEYDIILLDTPPIGLVSDGIIALKKSDHSLFVVRADYSKRSFVNDLHRSLNLNNIQNISIIFNAVRKENKGYGYYQDYYNDNNSKSISTLKRLFNI, from the coding sequence ATGAGCAATCAACAAACACGATACCAAAGAAATGTAGATGCAAAATCGTCTCATAAACCCTTGAACAACGAAACTGAGGTGGTAGATTTTTTCAAGCTAAAAACCATCCTCAAAAAGAACTTACCTTGGGCAATTTTGCTTATCTCAATAACTGTATTTGTAGCTTTCCTCTATGTACGATATACTAACGTTAGGTTCCAATCTTATGCAGAATTAAAACTAAATAAGCGAAGTGAAGCCAGCGTTTTTGGTTTTAACCCGTTAAAAGAAGAAAGCTCCAATTTAAATACCTTATCTGGAGAAGTAGAATTAATTCGTTCTAAACTCTTTTTAAAACAGGTAATTGGAAAGTTGCCTCTTGATGTATCCTATCATGTTATAGGAAGGTTCAAAAATGAAGAAAGATATAAGTTCACTCCTTTCACCGTTAGTTATGAAGCATCTTGCGCTTCTTATGGCCAAAAATTTTATGTAGATATAATCAATAAAGAAACTTTTAAAATATCGACCAATCCAGATGGTGGAGATTGGACTACCCATACCTTTGAAAAGTATTTTACGCTAAATGGATGCAGTTACAAACTTGAGAAAACCTCTCACTTTTTTAGCACTGAGAAGCTATTTTTTAGTATCTCTACACCAGAAAGCTTAATAAGTTATGTAGAATCTAATCTTTCGGTTGCACCTGAGAATTTAAATGCCAACACCATCAAGATCACCTTTGCAGATTATAACCCTTATAAGGTTCAGGCCATTGTTGAAAAAATTAGTGAACTCTATACTGAATACAGTAAAGAACAGAAAAACAGGGCCAATCAGCTTAAGATTGAGTTCTTAAATAAACAGTTAGGTCAAACGGAGGATGAACTATCGAACTATGAGACTTATATCGAAGATTTTACAATAAAAAACAAAACAGTTAATCCGTCTGAAGATGTCAATAGACTGATTTCGGAAATGGTCAAAATGGACTCTATTTTATATGGTATTAATTACCAATTAGGTGAAATAGAAAACATTAAAGAACAACTTGAAAAGGACACCTTAAGCTTTGACAAAATCAATTATTTGGTGCTGCCAGCAAATATGCAACCACTATTCGAAGAATTTTCTGAGCTCAAACAGCAATATCAAGTTGCCAAGACTCGCTATAGAACGGAAAGTCAGGTGTTGCAACAAAGGAAAATAGAAATCAATTCTTTAAAAGACAGGATTAACAATTACCTAAGTAATAAATTGGAGATCCTGAAAGAAAGAAAAGAGAATATTTTATACAGGAAAAGAGAGATTGAAAGCAAATTCAGCCAATTGCCAGCCAAAACGAATGAACTCAACCAGAAAATGCGATTCTACTCTTTATATGAAGAGCTTTACCTTTCTTTAATGCAAAAGAAAACTGAATTTGAAATTGCTCAGGCAGGTACACTTTCAGAAGTTGATATTTTGACACCAGCTAATTTACCTAGAAGCCCAATCGGTCCGTCTACCAACTTAATCTATATAGGTTCTTTTGCAGTTGGGTTTATTTTAAGTTTTATTTTTATTGGCTTTAGGTATCTGGTTTACGATGAAATCAACAGCATTCATGAACTTGAAAGGTTAACTAGTATCCCAATTATTGCCAAAATAAGTAGGCTTAATCGTTATGTAGCGAAGAAGAGTGGGGTAATTGTTTCAGAGAAACCAAGATCACAAATAAGCGAGGCCTTCAGAACTTTAAGGACTAGCTTGGATTTCATTGGTATTAAAGATGGTAAAAAAGTACTCTCAATCAGTTCCACTACGAGTGGCGAAGGAAAAACATTTATCTCAGTGAACTTGGCCGCCATACTCGCCATGTCCAGTAAAAAGGTGATTATATTGGATTTGGATATGCGAAAGCCAAGGGCTCAATACGCTTTCAATCTGGACCAAAACGAAATAGGTGTGAGCTCTATTTTAAGTGGTGGAGTTCACTGGAAAGATTGTGTCAATAATACTAAAACAGAAAATTTACATTTTATTCCTTCAGGTGTTATTCCACCTAACCCAGCTGAACTATTGGAGAGCGAATATTTTGACCAATTATTGAATGAACTTAAGGCTGAATATGATATTATCCTGTTGGATACCCCTCCTATTGGCCTGGTCTCTGATGGTATTATTGCACTCAAAAAATCTGACCATTCACTTTTCGTTGTACGGGCTGATTATTCTAAAAGGTCGTTTGTTAATGATCTGCACAGAAGTCTTAACTTGAACAATATTCAGAATATATCTATCATTTTTAATGCCGTGAGAAAAGAAAATAAAGGCTACGGTTATTATCAAGATTACTACAATGATAATAATAGCAAATCTATTTCAACGCTTAAAAGGCTTTTCAATATTTAA
- a CDS encoding NAD-dependent epimerase/dehydratase family protein, translated as MKQKNLLITGATGLLGQQIILKLIGLDYQIYATKRTHSVTQVDSEKINWIEINSIDDNLFLRIPVKIDFVIHAGAFVSYKKSDAAKIFQINTKWTSKLAMDALEVGVKKFVFISSISALGKNSIDHFIDENTPKSDDEFLSNYGKSKRKAEAILWELSKAGLPIIILNPSVILGPANRYQSSAQLFGYVGDQKPFYTRGLINYIDARDVAEIAVESLANNIRNEQFVLNAGSISYRDFFRATAKQLHVKAPNIGIPKFMVILGAVMENIWSKISGKPATLTMETAKMAGNKNIYVAAKAQNTFSISYKSLNQSIEYTLKEMKKIGEL; from the coding sequence ATGAAGCAAAAAAACCTATTAATTACAGGTGCCACAGGTCTTTTAGGTCAGCAAATTATATTGAAATTAATTGGCCTGGATTATCAAATTTATGCGACAAAAAGAACTCATTCAGTTACTCAGGTAGATTCAGAAAAAATTAATTGGATTGAGATAAACTCAATTGACGATAATTTATTCCTGCGGATTCCTGTGAAAATTGATTTTGTAATACATGCTGGGGCTTTTGTTTCCTATAAAAAGTCAGACGCAGCCAAAATCTTTCAAATTAATACTAAATGGACTTCTAAATTGGCTATGGATGCTCTGGAAGTTGGAGTTAAAAAATTTGTTTTCATAAGTAGCATTTCGGCATTAGGTAAAAATTCTATTGATCATTTCATTGATGAAAATACCCCTAAATCAGATGATGAATTTCTAAGCAACTATGGGAAAAGCAAAAGAAAAGCTGAAGCAATACTTTGGGAATTATCAAAGGCAGGATTACCTATCATCATTTTGAACCCATCCGTTATCCTAGGGCCAGCAAATCGATACCAAAGCAGTGCACAATTATTTGGATATGTTGGTGACCAAAAGCCCTTTTACACTAGAGGATTGATTAATTACATTGATGCGAGAGATGTTGCAGAAATCGCTGTAGAAAGTTTGGCAAATAATATCAGAAATGAGCAGTTCGTTTTAAATGCAGGAAGTATTAGCTACCGTGATTTTTTTAGAGCTACCGCAAAACAGCTCCATGTAAAAGCTCCGAATATAGGTATTCCTAAATTTATGGTGATTTTGGGTGCAGTGATGGAAAACATATGGAGTAAAATTAGCGGTAAACCTGCAACACTCACCATGGAAACAGCAAAAATGGCTGGAAATAAGAATATTTACGTAGCCGCAAAGGCTCAAAACACATTTAGCATCTCATATAAAAGTTTAAATCAGTCAATTGAATATACACTAAAAGAAATGAAGAAAATCGGAGAATTATAA
- a CDS encoding tetratricopeptide repeat protein produces the protein MSEFFRNRKDEEKELIKKFENHVQGKDFHFFDVEELEKVVELYLDNDKFMKALKASEFAVEQFPFSVELLILNAHVLASNTKYDSALQILERAENIQPHDVDLLLTKANVLTISNRNKEAIECLEKALTFAEEKDEVLFQMGMAYQQLGKYDEAIKNYKSVLEENIDHESAIYELAYCLDVTDQLEGSIAYYEKFIDADPYSYHAWYNLGVVLHKLGKYEKAIEAYEFAVAIDENFASAYFNMGNTYSALEKNNKSLDAFSQTLRIEGPSAEVFCRMAEIYDKLDQADLAIKYFLKAVKFDSLYDEAYFGMSLCLIQQEKWIEAVHYSKRAIKINKHESKYWQALANAEYQLGNQNSAVDAYEEAVALDPEEVSLFLDWSFIYFESGELEVAINIIKEGMEDNPDAAELYYRMTAYLIEYGKYKEAFIFLENALVLDFEMHTVLYEFFPRVETQKALFKIIDQFRKDNQ, from the coding sequence ATGAGCGAATTTTTCAGAAACAGAAAAGACGAAGAAAAAGAGTTGATTAAAAAATTCGAGAATCATGTACAGGGCAAAGATTTCCACTTTTTTGATGTGGAAGAACTAGAAAAAGTGGTTGAATTGTACTTGGATAACGACAAATTCATGAAGGCGCTCAAGGCCAGTGAATTTGCGGTAGAACAGTTTCCCTTTTCAGTCGAGCTTTTGATTCTTAATGCGCATGTTTTAGCAAGCAATACTAAATATGATAGCGCACTTCAAATATTGGAAAGAGCCGAAAATATTCAGCCCCATGATGTTGATTTACTATTGACTAAAGCTAATGTGCTAACAATTTCCAATCGAAATAAAGAGGCCATTGAATGTTTAGAAAAAGCATTAACCTTTGCTGAAGAAAAAGATGAAGTGTTATTTCAAATGGGCATGGCCTACCAGCAATTGGGTAAATATGATGAGGCTATTAAAAATTATAAATCGGTATTAGAAGAAAATATTGACCATGAAAGCGCAATTTACGAATTGGCTTACTGCTTGGACGTAACGGATCAATTGGAAGGTAGTATTGCCTACTACGAAAAGTTTATTGATGCCGATCCCTATTCTTACCATGCTTGGTATAATTTGGGAGTTGTCCTACATAAATTGGGAAAATATGAAAAAGCCATTGAAGCTTATGAATTTGCGGTCGCAATAGATGAAAATTTTGCATCCGCTTATTTCAATATGGGAAATACCTATTCTGCCTTAGAAAAAAATAATAAATCGTTAGATGCTTTTTCCCAAACTTTACGAATTGAAGGACCTAGTGCTGAAGTTTTCTGCAGAATGGCAGAAATATATGACAAATTAGATCAAGCAGATTTAGCCATTAAGTATTTTCTTAAAGCTGTTAAATTTGACTCCCTTTATGATGAAGCTTACTTTGGGATGTCACTTTGCCTCATTCAACAAGAAAAATGGATAGAAGCAGTCCATTATTCTAAAAGGGCCATAAAAATTAATAAACATGAATCAAAATATTGGCAGGCATTAGCCAATGCCGAATATCAACTAGGCAATCAAAACTCTGCTGTTGATGCCTATGAAGAAGCTGTAGCCCTTGATCCAGAAGAAGTTAGCCTGTTTCTGGACTGGTCATTTATCTATTTTGAATCAGGGGAACTAGAGGTAGCTATCAATATAATTAAGGAAGGCATGGAAGATAATCCTGATGCTGCTGAGCTTTATTATAGGATGACGGCTTACCTAATTGAGTACGGTAAATACAAAGAAGCCTTTATCTTTCTGGAAAATGCATTAGTTTTGGACTTTGAAATGCATACAGTGCTTTATGAATTCTTCCCACGGGTGGAAACGCAGAAGGCATTGTTCAAAATTATAGACCAATTCAGAAAAGATAACCAGTAA
- a CDS encoding phosphosulfolactate synthase, translating into MNYELKDIPERPAKPRDVGFTMVMDKGLSLREVEDFIDSNGEYTDIVKLGWATSYVTTNLKDKLALYKEAGIPTYFGGTLFEAFVIRDQFEDYRKLLDKYDMPFAEVSDGSIELPHDLKCEYISKLSDQVTVLSEVGSKDAEKIIPPYQWIELMQTELDAGAWKVIGESREAGNVGLFRASGEVRSGLVQEILTKIPFEKIIWEAPQKAQQVYFIKLVGANVNLGNIAPNEVIPLETIRLGLRGDTFHHFLNNKDLL; encoded by the coding sequence ATGAACTACGAATTAAAAGACATCCCTGAAAGACCAGCCAAACCAAGAGATGTAGGATTCACTATGGTGATGGATAAAGGATTAAGCCTTAGAGAGGTGGAAGACTTTATCGATAGCAACGGTGAATACACTGATATAGTAAAACTAGGATGGGCCACATCTTATGTCACAACTAATTTAAAAGACAAATTAGCACTTTACAAAGAAGCTGGAATCCCTACTTACTTCGGAGGAACCCTTTTCGAAGCATTTGTAATCCGTGATCAATTCGAAGACTACCGAAAGTTATTGGACAAATATGATATGCCCTTTGCTGAGGTCTCAGATGGATCTATTGAATTACCTCACGATTTGAAATGTGAGTATATCAGTAAACTGTCAGATCAAGTGACGGTCCTTTCAGAAGTCGGATCGAAAGATGCTGAAAAAATTATTCCTCCTTACCAATGGATTGAGCTCATGCAAACTGAATTGGATGCTGGTGCCTGGAAAGTGATTGGAGAATCGAGAGAAGCAGGAAATGTAGGTTTGTTTCGAGCCAGTGGTGAAGTTCGTTCAGGACTGGTTCAAGAAATCTTAACAAAAATTCCTTTCGAAAAAATCATCTGGGAAGCTCCCCAGAAAGCGCAACAAGTTTATTTTATTAAATTAGTAGGTGCTAATGTCAACCTTGGAAATATTGCTCCAAATGAAGTAATTCCTTTAGAAACCATTCGTTTAGGATTGAGAGGTGACACTTTTCACCATTTTTTGAATAATAAAGACTTACTTTAA
- a CDS encoding DUF368 domain-containing protein, producing MGSADVVPGVSGGTIAFITGIYDELLNSIKSVDGTAFRLLFQFKLKEFWSHINGSFLITLVLGIAISIISLAKLISFLLSTYPVLVWSFFFGLIIISAVLVARDIEKKDWKAIIAGLAGIAIAYFITSASPAQTPEAWWFVILSGAIAICAMILPGISGAFILLILGKYKYIIEAVETVDIGTLAIFALGCIIGLLSFARLISWFLRNYQSATVAVLAGFMVGSLNKVWPWKVVDTFRINRKGEQVPLFDHNVLPQQFLNETGQDPQLMQALLMMSLGIFIVVAIEKIATMLNVKNDGK from the coding sequence ATGGGCAGTGCAGATGTAGTTCCTGGAGTCTCGGGAGGCACCATTGCTTTTATAACCGGAATTTATGATGAATTGCTGAACAGCATTAAATCTGTTGATGGAACAGCTTTCAGATTACTTTTCCAATTCAAACTCAAAGAATTCTGGAGCCATATCAATGGCTCTTTTCTTATTACATTAGTATTAGGAATTGCCATAAGCATCATCAGTTTAGCGAAGTTGATCAGCTTTCTTTTGAGCACCTATCCTGTTTTGGTTTGGTCTTTTTTCTTTGGATTGATCATTATTTCAGCTGTTTTAGTGGCTAGGGATATTGAAAAAAAAGACTGGAAAGCTATTATTGCGGGTTTAGCTGGTATTGCAATTGCTTACTTTATCACCTCAGCATCTCCTGCACAAACTCCGGAAGCCTGGTGGTTTGTCATTTTATCAGGTGCTATAGCTATTTGTGCTATGATTCTGCCCGGCATTTCAGGAGCTTTTATCCTCTTAATTTTAGGAAAATATAAGTATATAATCGAAGCAGTTGAAACAGTAGATATTGGAACATTGGCTATTTTTGCCTTGGGTTGCATTATAGGATTGCTAAGTTTTGCCAGATTAATATCATGGTTTTTGAGAAACTATCAGTCCGCAACAGTAGCAGTACTGGCAGGTTTTATGGTCGGTTCATTAAATAAGGTTTGGCCATGGAAAGTAGTAGATACATTCCGTATCAATAGAAAAGGGGAACAGGTTCCTTTATTTGATCATAACGTTCTGCCTCAGCAATTTTTAAATGAAACCGGACAAGACCCACAATTAATGCAAGCTTTGCTGATGATGAGCTTAGGGATTTTCATAGTGGTAGCCATTGAAAAAATTGCCACCATGCTGAATGTTAAAAATGATGGAAAATGA
- a CDS encoding shikimate dehydrogenase family protein — MKTYGLIGFPLKHSFSGKYFSEKFKKENIQVCEYRLFPLESVGEFDELKQQDIAGLNVTIPYKEQIIPFLDELDEHAKSIGAVNVIQFKDGKTKGFNSDYYGFKNSLLNFIPKKSCSKALILGTGGASKAIKQVLIDLSIPFKVVSRKAGFDYTYDDLNSKTDVIQEYHLIINTTPLGTYPNIDEKPYFPYKALSDNHYLYDLVYNPAETAFLKAGKNQGAKTINGLEMLIGQAEKSWEIWNALAK, encoded by the coding sequence ATGAAAACCTATGGATTAATCGGTTTTCCACTTAAACATTCCTTTTCTGGCAAATACTTTAGCGAAAAATTTAAGAAGGAAAATATTCAAGTTTGTGAATACCGACTATTTCCACTAGAAAGCGTTGGAGAATTCGATGAATTAAAGCAACAAGATATTGCAGGACTAAATGTTACCATTCCTTATAAAGAACAAATCATTCCTTTCTTAGATGAATTGGATGAGCACGCTAAATCCATTGGTGCGGTCAACGTGATTCAATTTAAAGATGGGAAAACCAAAGGCTTTAATTCGGACTATTATGGCTTTAAAAACTCACTTCTAAATTTTATTCCCAAGAAATCTTGCTCAAAAGCATTGATATTAGGTACTGGCGGAGCTTCTAAAGCCATTAAGCAAGTCCTAATTGATTTATCTATTCCGTTTAAAGTAGTTTCAAGAAAAGCAGGGTTTGATTATACTTATGATGATTTAAATAGCAAGACAGATGTTATTCAAGAATATCATCTAATTATCAATACCACTCCACTAGGGACCTATCCTAATATTGACGAAAAGCCTTATTTTCCATATAAAGCATTAAGCGATAATCATTATTTATATGATTTGGTTTATAATCCAGCGGAAACAGCCTTTCTGAAGGCAGGTAAAAATCAAGGAGCAAAGACTATTAATGGATTGGAAATGCTGATTGGGCAAGCTGAAAAGTCATGGGAGATTTGGAATGCTTTGGCAAAATAG
- the pyrF gene encoding orotidine-5'-phosphate decarboxylase encodes MNYQELSEQIKSKSSYLCVGLDTDLKKIPKHLLKEKDPIFEFNKQIIDATIDYAVAYKPNIAFYEALGIKGWESLQKTIEYLPKDVFTIADAKRGDIGNTSNMYAKAFFEQMNFDSITVAPYMGSDSVEPFLEFEDKWVILLALTSNEGGKDFQFEELKSGEKVYQKVLEVSQKWGTKENLMYVVGATRSKEFQEIRKSVPSHFLLVPGVGAQGGNLEELSKYGLNENGGLLVNSSRGIIYASSGEDFAKVAGEKAKGIQEDMKGYLDQFS; translated from the coding sequence ATGAACTACCAAGAACTTTCAGAGCAAATAAAATCCAAATCAAGCTACTTATGTGTGGGCTTAGATACAGATCTTAAAAAAATCCCAAAGCATTTATTAAAAGAAAAAGACCCAATTTTCGAATTTAATAAGCAGATTATTGATGCTACTATTGATTATGCTGTGGCTTATAAACCCAATATTGCCTTTTACGAAGCACTGGGAATTAAGGGATGGGAAAGTTTACAGAAAACCATTGAATATCTGCCAAAGGATGTGTTCACCATTGCGGATGCCAAAAGAGGAGATATAGGCAATACATCAAATATGTATGCTAAGGCATTTTTTGAGCAAATGAATTTTGATTCCATTACCGTTGCGCCCTATATGGGAAGCGATTCGGTTGAACCATTTCTTGAATTTGAGGATAAATGGGTGATTTTACTTGCTTTAACTTCTAATGAAGGTGGAAAAGATTTCCAGTTTGAAGAATTAAAATCAGGGGAGAAAGTCTATCAAAAGGTGTTGGAGGTTTCTCAAAAGTGGGGTACAAAAGAAAACCTAATGTATGTGGTAGGTGCCACGCGTTCCAAAGAATTTCAGGAAATCCGGAAATCAGTACCTAGCCATTTCTTATTAGTGCCAGGCGTAGGAGCGCAAGGCGGGAATTTAGAAGAACTTTCAAAATATGGCTTGAATGAAAATGGAGGATTATTGGTAAATTCTTCAAGAGGGATTATTTACGCATCTTCTGGTGAAGATTTTGCGAAGGTAGCGGGTGAAAAGGCTAAAGGTATTCAAGAGGATATGAAGGGGTATTTGGATCAGTTTAGTTAA
- a CDS encoding LolA family protein, with protein MRKITLIMMLFIFSISAFAQNDPKAKEILDKMSAKYSNIAGFTATFTQTLENKMEDITDTFKGEIVVSGDKFKADVAGQLIVNNNETVWTYLRDANEVTINNYDQEAGEMNPSKIYTAYREGYKYLYMAGEGNAQYHVIDLVPEDKDESFYKIRLKIDKKTNLLDKWTIFDRAGNIFNYEVTNFKVDDSLTDNDFIFNPSDYPDIEVLDFR; from the coding sequence ATGAGAAAAATCACATTAATTATGATGCTATTTATTTTTAGCATCTCAGCATTTGCACAAAATGATCCCAAAGCCAAAGAGATTTTGGATAAGATGAGCGCTAAATACAGTAATATTGCTGGTTTTACAGCTACTTTCACTCAGACGCTGGAAAATAAAATGGAAGACATCACCGATACATTCAAGGGAGAAATTGTAGTGAGTGGTGATAAATTTAAAGCAGACGTGGCTGGTCAATTAATCGTAAATAACAATGAAACTGTTTGGACATATCTACGAGATGCCAATGAGGTCACCATTAATAATTACGATCAGGAGGCTGGAGAAATGAATCCAAGTAAAATTTATACAGCCTACAGAGAGGGATATAAGTATTTATACATGGCAGGAGAAGGTAATGCACAATATCATGTGATTGATTTAGTGCCAGAAGATAAAGACGAGTCTTTTTATAAAATCAGGTTGAAAATTGATAAGAAAACCAATTTGCTAGATAAATGGACTATTTTTGATCGGGCAGGTAATATCTTCAACTATGAAGTGACAAACTTCAAAGTGGACGATTCATTAACTGACAATGATTTCATTTTTAATCCGTCTGACTATCCTGATATAGAAGTTTTGGATTTTAGATAA